A single region of the Camelus ferus isolate YT-003-E chromosome 2, BCGSAC_Cfer_1.0, whole genome shotgun sequence genome encodes:
- the GIMD1 gene encoding GTPase IMAP family member GIMD1, protein MLNLCLPTAMMDSSKMTINLALFGMTQSGKSSAGNILLGSTDFHSSFAPCSVTKDCSLGRSCHLRGFMRRGGQEITLQIRVLDTPGYPHSKLSEKHVKQEVREALAHHFGQEGLHLALLVQRADVPLCGQEESSPVQMIQELLGHAWKNYTAILFTHAEKIEEAGFNEDEYLHEASDTLLTLLNSIQHRYIFQYKNRSSLNEQRLKILERIIEFIKENCYQVITFK, encoded by the exons ATGCTGAACCTTTGTTTACCCACAGCCATGATGGACTCCAGCAAGATGACCATCAACTTGGCCCTCTTTGGCATGACTCAAAGTGGAAAAAGTTCTGCTGGAAACATTCTTCTGGGAAGCACTGACTTCCACAGCAGCTTTGCTCCATGTTCTGTGACCAAAGATTGTAGTCTGGGCCGCAGTTGTCACCTCCGGGGCTTCATGCGCCGAGGGGGACAAGAGATAACCCTGCAGATCCGGGTGTTGGATACTCCAGGTTATCCGCACAGCAAGCTGAGCGAGAAGCATGTGAAACAGGAGGTCAGGGAGGCCCTGGCACATCACTTCGGGCAAGAGGGTCTCCATCTTGCACTGCTGGTCCAGAGGGCAGACGTGCCTCTCTGTGGACAGGAAGAATCTTCCCCAGTCCAGATGATCCAG GAACTTCTGGGACATGCCTGGAAGAATTACACTGCCATTCTTTTCACCCACgcagaaaaaatagaagaggcTGGGTTCAATGAAGATGAATACTTACATGAGGCCTCTGATACACTGCTAACCCTACTAAATTCTATTCAGCACAGGTATATTTTCCAGTATAAAAACCGAAGCTCGCTTAATGAACAAAGACTAAAAATCTTAGAGAGAATCAtagaatttataaaagaaaattgttaccaagttattacttttaaataa